A single genomic interval of Caretta caretta isolate rCarCar2 chromosome 23, rCarCar1.hap1, whole genome shotgun sequence harbors:
- the LOC125627965 gene encoding urotensin-2 receptor-like, translated as MDPPSNLSSPSNGSLAGGLPGAAGLSLLGAAGVAGNLYTLAVARAGAVPSPLHIHIVNLALADLLYLAGVPFVVHNGLARDWRFGEAGCRALLSLDLLTMHASIFLLTLLSTERCRAVRRPFRAARRPPARRRALAGAAWAAAFALALPMMLMVRQEERAAGGGRVRRLCVPTWHEAQYKTYLTVLFGTSMVGPGLALGYLYGRLAWAYWLSQTRGVLGPRRGPKQRVFLLIFLIVVAFWACFLPFWLWQLVPLYSPGTAARLPVATEIYINHLVTCLTYSNSCVNPFLYTLLTRSYRDYRRARRAGRRVAMQAQAVGR; from the coding sequence ATGGACCCCCCCTCCAACCTATCGTCCCCCTCCAACGGCTCGCTGGCGGGCGGGCTGCCGGGGGCGGCGGGGCTGAGCCTGCTGGGGGCGGCCGGGGTGGCGGGGAACCTGTACACTCTGGCGGTGGCGCGGGCCGGGGCCGTGCCCTCCCCGCTCCACATCCACATCGTCAACCTGGCGCTGGCCGACCTGCTCTACCTGGCCGGGGTGCCCTTCGTGGTCCACAACGGGCTGGCGAGGGACTGGCGCTTCGGCGAGGCCGGCTGCcgggccctgctcagcctggacCTGCTCACCATGCACGCCAGCATCTTCCTGCTCACCCTGCTGAGCACCGAGCGGTGCCGGGCCGTGCGGCGCCCCTTCCGGGCCGCCCGCCGCCCCCCCGCCCGCCGCCGGGCCCTGGCCGGGGCCGCCTGGGCCGCCGCCTTCGCCCTGGCGCTGCCCATGATGCTGATGGTGCGGCAGGAGGAGCGGGCGGCAGGCGGCGGCCGGGTGCGGCGGCTCTGTGTGCCCACCTGGCACGAGGCCCAGTACAAAACCTACCTGACCGTGCTCTTCGGCACCAGCATGGTGGGGCCCGGGCTGGCGCTCGGGTACCTCTACGGGCGGCTGGCGTGGGCCTACTGGCTCTCGCAGACCCGGGGGGTGCTGGGCCCCCGGCGGGGGCCGAAGCAGCGGGTCTTCCTCCTCATTTTCCTCATCGTCGTGGCCTTCTGGGCCTGCTTCCTGCCCTTCTGGCTCTGGCAGCTAGTGCCCCTCTACAGCCCGGGCACAGCCGCCCGCCTGCCCGTGGCCACCGAGATCTACATCAACCACCTGGTCACCTGCCTGACCTACAGCAACAGCTGCGTCAACCCTTTCCTCTACACGCTGCTGACCCGCAGCTACCGCGACTACCGGCGGGCGCGCCGGGCCGGGCGCAGGGTGGCAATGCAGGCACAGGCCGTGGGGCGCTGA
- the C23H19orf85 gene encoding uncharacterized protein C19orf85 homolog has product MQQGGSLSLSFLPPQQVVLHGRGRDLVTFVTVASSHMMRTLQRPHKSRPSKRRVNHRRFLHNQISRRFADIEASTHRLASSILAQEVPRDPAPLTAPRCPDPEPPAPAASSFLGVAEAFVAPEPGPGWGLSVASLTPDPSDLFDPITGPEDPGLPPSWAPITHSSLGPSQCPLPWDLLPTLGLDSAPLWAPDPPGYLPPISQGYPVGVVPEGW; this is encoded by the exons ATGCAGCAGGGCGGGAGCCTGTCCCTGAgcttcctgcccccccagcaggtGGTGCTCCACGGGCGGGGCCGGGATCTCGTCACCTTCGTCACCGTGGCCTCATCCCACATGATGCGGACGCTGCAGAGACCCCACAAGAGCCGCCCCAGCAAGCGGCGGGTGAACCACCGCCGGTTCCTGCACAACCAGATCAGCAG gcGATTCGCTGACATTGAAGCCTCGACACACCGCCTGGCCTCCTCCATCCTGGCCCAGGAGGTCCCAAGGGACCCCGCGCCCCTCACAGCACCCCGGTGTCCAGACCCAGAGCCTCCCGCCCCAGCTGCCAGCTCCTTCCTGGGAGTGGCCGAGGCCTTTGTGGCCCCAGAACCAGGGCCTGGCTGGGGCCTGAGCGTGGCCTCCCTGACCCCTGACCCCAGCGATCTCTTTGACCCCATCACCGGCCCAGAAGATCCAGGGCTGCCCCCCAGCTGGGCCCCAATTACCCACAGCTCCCTGGGGCCTAGCCAAtgtcccctgccctgggacctcctgcccacCCTGGGCTTGGACAGTGCCCCACTCTGGGCCCCAGATCCCCCTGGCtacctgccccccatctcccagGGGTACCCTGTCGGAGTGGTGCCAGAGGGGTGGTAA